A section of the Candidatus Atribacteria bacterium ADurb.Bin276 genome encodes:
- the argF gene encoding Ornithine carbamoyltransferase, whose protein sequence is MRWVFKGRDFLSLSDYSADEIYYLLETAIVLKRRWMIGEKIEILSGKTLAMLFEKPSLRTRVSFEMAMHQLGGKAMYIGPQEVGLGKREAIKDVAMVLDRMVDAIMIRTFSHNNLIQMAKYSQIPIINGLSDLHHPCQILGDILTILEKKGTLKGQKISYFGDGNNVCHSWLVAAGVLGLNLTICSPNNYQPQTEIWDWAQEKGSNSGATIIYEADPEMAAQDADVIYTDVWASMGKESEMEERIRHFQKLQVNQNILDKARSNAIVLHCMPAHRNLEITDEVMDGPRSVVIDEAENRLHAQKALLALIMS, encoded by the coding sequence ATGAGGTGGGTATTTAAAGGAAGAGATTTCTTAAGTCTATCCGACTATTCAGCTGATGAAATTTATTACCTTTTAGAAACGGCAATCGTTTTAAAGAGACGCTGGATGATAGGAGAGAAAATCGAAATCCTTTCTGGAAAAACCCTGGCCATGCTTTTTGAAAAACCATCTCTACGAACCCGGGTTTCTTTTGAAATGGCAATGCATCAACTGGGTGGGAAAGCTATGTATATTGGTCCCCAAGAAGTGGGCTTGGGGAAACGGGAAGCAATTAAGGATGTAGCCATGGTCCTTGACCGTATGGTTGATGCGATTATGATTCGTACTTTCAGCCATAATAATCTTATCCAGATGGCAAAGTATTCTCAAATCCCGATTATTAATGGACTTTCTGACCTTCATCATCCTTGTCAAATTTTAGGAGACATATTGACCATTTTAGAGAAAAAGGGGACTCTTAAAGGTCAAAAAATATCTTATTTTGGCGATGGAAACAATGTCTGTCATTCTTGGCTCGTAGCAGCTGGAGTCTTGGGGCTCAATCTCACCATCTGTTCTCCCAATAACTATCAACCACAAACCGAAATTTGGGATTGGGCTCAAGAGAAGGGAAGCAACTCAGGAGCAACTATAATTTATGAAGCCGATCCGGAGATGGCCGCTCAGGACGCCGATGTTATCTATACCGATGTCTGGGCAAGCATGGGAAAAGAAAGTGAAATGGAGGAAAGGATTCGTCATTTCCAAAAACTTCAGGTTAACCAAAATATCCTTGATAAAGCTCGATCCAATGCGATTGTTCTCCATTGCATGCCGGCTCACCGAAATCTGGAAATTACCGATGAGGTTATGGACGGCCCACGTTCAGTAGTTATTGATGAAGCCGAAAATCGACTCCATGCTCAAAAGGCTTTGCTGGCATTGATTATGAGTTAG